In the Mastomys coucha isolate ucsf_1 unplaced genomic scaffold, UCSF_Mcou_1 pScaffold18, whole genome shotgun sequence genome, one interval contains:
- the Med18 gene encoding mediator of RNA polymerase II transcription subunit 18, producing MEAPPVTMMPVTGGTINMMEYLLQGSVLDHSLESLIHRLRGLCDNMEPETFLDHEMVFLLKGQQASPFVLRARRSMDRAGTPWHLRYLGQPEMGDKNRHALVRNCVDIATSENLTDFLMEMGFRMDHEFVAKGHLFRKGIMKIVVYKIFRILVPGNTDSTEALSLSYLVELSVVAPAGQDMVSDDMRNFAEQLKPLVHLEKIDPKRLM from the exons ATGGAGGCACCTCCGGTCACCATGATGCCAGTCACTGGGGGCACCATTAACATGATGGAGTACCTTCTGCAGG GAAGTGTTTTAGACCACAGCCTGGAAAGTCTCATCCATCGCCTCCGTGGTCTGTGTGACAACATGGAGCCTGAGACCTTCCTCGATCACGAGATGGTCTTCCTGCTTAAGGGCCAGCAGGCCAGCCCGTTTGTCCTAAGGGCCCGGCGCTCCATGGACAGGGCAGGGACACCCTGGCATCTGAGATACCTGGGACAGCCGGAAATGGGAGACAAGAACCGCCATGCCCTGGTGCGCAACTGCGTGGACATCGCCACGTCTGAGAACCTCACGGACTTCCTGATGGAGATGGGCTTCCGCATGGACCATGAGTTTGTCGCCAAAGGACACTTGTTCCGGAAGGGCATCATGAAGATTGTGGTGTACAAGATTTTCCGAATCCTGGTCCCAGGGAACACGGACAGCACCGAGGCTCTGTCGCTCTCCTATCTTGTGGAATTAAGTGTTGTCGCCCCGGCCGGGCAGGACATGGTCTCTGATGACATGAGGAACTTTGCAGAGCAGCTCAAACCTCTGGTTCACCTGGAAAAAATAGACCCCAAAAGGCTGATGTGA